A window of the Lactuca sativa cultivar Salinas chromosome 7, Lsat_Salinas_v11, whole genome shotgun sequence genome harbors these coding sequences:
- the LOC111913902 gene encoding BES1/BZR1 homolog protein 4, translating to MTSGTRMPTWKERENNKRRERRRRAIAAKIFSGLRMYGNYKLPKHCDNNEVLKALAGEAGWTVEPDGTTYRKGCKPLERINISGSTSASPCSSYQPSPYTSYHPSPIASPSHNPHPDSLIPWLKNLSSSSNSTKLPNLYIHTGSISAPVTPPISSPTARIKPDITWGMGPTSPTFNLVASNSFGFKEGVISHGGSRMWTPGQSGTCSPVIPSGFDNNGDIPMAELVSDEFAFGCNVGKKVKPWEGERIHEVCGSDDLELTLGISKMR from the exons ATGACGTCGGGTACGAGAATGCCGACATGGAAGGAGAGGGAGAACAATAAACggagagagaggaggaggagaGCGATTGCCGCGAAGATATTCTCCGGACTGAGGATGTACGGAAATTACAAGCTGCCTAAGCATTGTGATAACAACGAAGTCCTCAAAGCCCTCGCCGGCGAAGCTGGTTGGACCGTCGAACCCGACGGCACCACCTATCGTAAG GGATGCAAGCCTTTAGAGCGAATAAACATTAGTGGATCGACGTCAGCAAGCCCATGCTCATCTTACCAACCAAGCCCATACACTTCCTATCACCCGAGCCCAATTGCAAGCCCATCTCACAATCCTCACCCCGATTCTCTAATTCCATGGCTCAAGAATCTATCATCCTCATCAAACTCAACAAAGCTTCCGAATCTTTACATCCACACGGGGTCCATTAGTGCACCCGTGACCCCACCCATTAGCTCTCCAACTGCCCGAATCAAACCCGACATTACTTGGGGCATGGGTCCCACGTCTCCAACTTTTAACCTTGTTGCTTCGAACTCGTTTGGGTTCAAGGAAGGAGTTATATCTCATGGTGGATCGCGAATGTGGACACCTGGACAAAGTGGGACGTGTTCGCCTGTAATTCCTTCGGGATTTGACAACAATGGTGACATTCCAATGGCGGAATTGGTTTCGGATGAATTTGCGTTTGGTTGTAATGTGGGAAAGAAAGTGAAGCCATGGGAAGGAGAGAGGATTCATGAGGTGTGTGGGTCTGATGATCTTGAGCTTACTCTTGGGATATCAAAAATGAG ATAA